The stretch of DNA CAGATCCAAGGAAAACCAGCCAGGTTCTTTCTGACAGCAAGAGATAGCTAACTACAGGGTTAGTTACCAGATTAGCAGAAGATCAAGGGAGTGTGGAGAGACCCCTTCTTTGGAGTAAAGGCTTGGATTCCTCCAGGAAAAGGTTATTCAGccatttaaagaaagaaaggaaggaaaacaaacctaAGAAATATTAAAGACAATACATGGCAATTTGAGAGCTGCTCACCAAAAGCTAGTGAGGAGTGAGGAACAGTAAAAAAGCAAATGATAGCTTCTCTTAATAATTCAATGAGGTGATGCTTATTAATTAGAGatgattttaacattttgaaaaaactCACAATGATGGTTTTTGACTGAAAACAAACCCTGCTGTACACTGAGGGAGGACAGTGCTGGCACCCAGCACAGACAGCTTTGAATTCCTATGTTCAATAATTGTGAGCTCCGAGCAAAATGCCTCAGGGACCAAGCATTGACCCATTCCTGTTGCCACTCCTTgtgttctgctgttttcttctggtgCAGGCATTACAGTGCACACCCAAGGTGCCCAGCTGGGGTCAAGTGGCCTGAAGCAAGGACCCCCCtcctttctgtccttttccttctcactgcacaaatggaaaataacaaaaaataaaaataaatcagtcctTAGTTTCCCTTCTTTGGTCTGGCTTATCCTCCCCCAGGAAGGGGGTGGGAGTATGTTCTTATTCCCTCAAGCCACTCAGGCCCCCACAGTGTCTCTTTGGGCAGAAGATCTGTCTGGGCTATTGCCAGCACAGACCAGGAGCCCCCCAGCAGACACAGCTGCCCTTGGGCTACAGAAATTCATCACCTGGTTTGCACCAGCTAGACAGCCCCAGAGTCCTTGGttgctcctcacaggacatTCCTTCCAGCCCTGTCTTGCCCTCCTGTTGTTTAAATGAGACTTTTACAGCAACTAGTAACAATGCAGAATGATTCCATTCTTCAGTGAGTGAATGCTACAGCcctgatgaaatattttgtggcCTTTTGTAAAGTGCCAGTGTAGCTCTCTTTActgaattaatatatttataataagaAGAACTTCTCAGTGGACTAGATTAATCTGTCATCGTGCCATCTGAGCCCACAGCCATGGCTCCTGGGGTGGGTCCCTGCTCCCCTTGTCTTGGGGCtggcttccagctgctgtgggtgggaCAGagacagggcaggaggagcagcagaatcTGAGAGCAAAATTGCTGTTAAAATCCTTACCTCTGTTGGAGGCTTTGCTATACACTAACTGGTGAGACTCCCTGTGGATGGAGTTCCTCTGCATGTCCGAGTCCTTCCTTCAAACACCTGTCATCACAgatttgtttctgctgctgtgcagagccccaTGTTATGGCACTTGTTACAGGCCAGGGGCTCAGGCCAGTGACAGAAACCTGGGTCCACTCCCTCTGCTAGCAATAAATGGGAAAACCTGAAAGCAAATCACCATGTCTGAGAAGCTCCATGTCCCCTGTACATATTCCTGTGCTCTGGGCCAGCTGCAGCATGGGTTTTACTGGTGGAGTGCTGGAGAGGCTGTGTGCCCACCATGCCAAGCAGAGGAGGGGCTACAGTAAGACAAGCCAAAAGTCAGCAATGAAACAGCAGCGCAGCAATGCTGGCTCCTAAGGAGAGACTGGAGATGCCCTTTGATGCCTTCCCCAAGCAGGTAACCCCCCTCAGCCCCGTGGCTCACAGGTCCGTGTTGGCCGTCGGGAGGTTTCTGGTGGAGCTGCTGGCCTGGGAGGCAGGTCCCTTCCTGCACCTGGTCTGTTCCAGCCACGCCTCGCGGCAGGACACGGCCCTGGCTGGCAGCGCCTGGCCCCGAGCCTGTGGCACCTTCTGGCagatgcagagcagggagcGCAGCTCCGTGCGGAAGCTCTCGTTCAGCCAGCAGTAGATGAAGGGGTTGTAGCAGGTGCTGCTCATGGCAAACCAGTGCAGGGCGAAATAGAGCGAGTTCTTGGTCTTGATGCCCAGACTGGAGATGAGCACCACGTAGCAGTTCAGGGGGAACCAGCAGACTGCAAagaccaccaccaccagcatCAGCATCTTGATGCTCTTCTTCTTGTTCCTGTGGTGGGTGACATACTGCTGCGTGGTGATGTCCCCGATGGCATTGCGGAGCCACAGCTTCTTGGCCAGACGCATGTAGGTGACGGTGATGatcagcagaggcaggaggtaAAGAAGGAGAAAGGTAGACAGGTCCAGATACTTCCAGACCAACTCTGCGGGCTCAGGGAAATCAGGGAGGCACAGACTCCGGACAGTGGCTTCCCTTGAAAACAAGAAGTACGGATTTGGCACGTGGGCATTGCTGTCCCATGGGTGCTGCTAACTCAAACCACAGTGGGGGTCTCACACTGCCCACAGCCACCTGCTCAGAGGTGCAGTGAGGATAGAGGGAGGACACAGAGCCACAGTTCTGGCATGTTTCTCTCAGGCTggacctgcagcccctgccctccATGGGAGCACACaccctgctgtgtcccccagcagcccctgccctgccataCCCACCAGCACAGGATCCCTGCAGCAAGTGGccaaagctgctctgaagggaagggctggaggttGTGAGAAAGCTTCACAGGCCTGACCAACCcacctcccttcccttccccacccaCCATTACCTTGCCATCAGCTCCTACAACCTTCCTGCTACCTCTTAAAACCGGTGTGATGATTAGTGACTGGGCTCCAGTTGAACCACTGACAATTAAGTAACAAAAGAACCGAGTGTAACCATACACACAACAGCTCATTTTAACAATTTACacctgtcccatcccatccagccccaggATCCGAGTGTGTTCTCACTGCCTGGCCAGCAGTGGCTCTCATCCCATCACCCTTCACTGCACTGAGTGTCCCCTCCACACCCTGCAGCTGGTGACTGGAAGTGATGGAATTCATTTCCAGTGGatgtttcctccttttctttccttttccctttatttttctttctcttattccattttattcttctctctTCATCCCTTGTCCTTGGTTCTGCTCTATTCAGCACAGATTTTAGCCCCCCATCAAGCTGCACTATTCATTGCAGTATTGATTAATATCTTTAATATCCTGTTTTcaactgctggagctgccttttGTGCCACAAATAGGAGATTGCTGAGaacaggcagctggagcaggagatgaGGTCAGAGGAGGGTCAATGGGTCCACCGAGTGCGGAGGACCCAGAGATGCCACTCAAGAGGGGAACTGACGGAGGAGGGAAAATCATCTTTTTTGAACTGCAGTCTTGACTTTTCCTCCCCTGGATCTGGGGGACCTCACCACTGGCACAGGGGACTCACCAAAGAGGATCTGGCAGGACGTGGTTTTGGTGAATTCTGATATGATCAGGGACTCAGGTGACTGCTGTGTAGTGCAGCCAGAGatggatgctgctggagcccctgCTTCCCATTCCAGAACCCTAACCAGTCCCTGGTAGGAATCTCAGgagccctggccctgcaggagcTATTACAAGCAATATTacaacagtgattttttttttcaatggaaGGCAGGGACAGGAATAGCATGTCCTGGAAGTCCTTATATCGCTGAGCTGCCTCGTGCCAACACAGGGCTCAGTTTCCTCTGGCCATGCCAAAGGATGAGCAGAGACAGGTGCCCCGAAACAGATCGTAGGTTTCGTTCATTCATGAGCAATTTGTTCCCTAATCCCCAAGCACAGCTGCAGGGCAACACAAGCACAGAGTAACCCTGCCCTGTGTTTACAGTCTGGACAGTTGGAGGTATGACATCCCATGGCTATCTCAGGCACATCAGGCACAAGCACAGGCAGGGGAGGGCTGCGAGGCCCCCATCACACTTCCAGCTGGTGCAGCCCCACGGACACCAAAAGCAGGAACAGTCACACTCTCCTGCCTCCTCAACAGGAGGGAtctggctgggctgcaggaaatTAGATTTGTCCTTTATACAGAAGGTCAATGTCTACAACAGAAGTCtcattcctgctgcctgtcACAGTGTCTCCTTGCCCCACTCCCTGGGATGCTGATCTCAGCCTGAAAATACAGGTCATGGTAAGATTATCCCCTTGGCCTCGAGGCTGGCATTCCTGCGaagggcagcaccagcagcgTGACACCCGCCACAAAAATCCCACTTGGGTACTGTTACGGACTGTTTTCTAGACAAGAGAGGTCACAGCAATGCCACAGGCtggtggggacaggagggacagaaCAGGTTGGGTACCACAGGAAAGGACTGCAAGGACAAAGAACCCCAGAGTTTGGGTTTTGTATTTCTCCCTGGCAGAAGGTGACAGCAGAGAGAAGTGTGATTGCTGGATCTTTTGTGGGGAGATAAGCTTctgctttcatcttttttctttttctttctctctacATCAGAaccttctccttttttctggtatttcagTCCTCATGTGGATGTGAAATTCCACTTCATCAGCTGTCGTCGTGTTCAGCCAAGGAAAGGGTTCCTTTTCCTGAGGGGAGGCACCATGGCACACCAggagagctccagctcctgccaaaGCACTGGTCCTTCActgggtccctcccagctccacagtTGTCCCCCCACAGCCCTGTTTCATGAAGAAGAGGGTGGGGgctcctctttgtttttctcattagtGTAACATTGTGCAGAGGAACCTCACACTTAGGGAAGGTGGGTCCTGCTTTGTAAATCCACATGGATGAAGTACAGGGAAGTCACAACCTGAGACTCAGTGTATGAAATCCTGGGGAAGAGGGATCAGTAGCCCTGCTGACAAACCAGGGTGgtctcctgctccctgcagagccttggTGGTGTCAGCACAGGTATTCCCAACAggaggtttcttttctttctttttgaaactgCAGTTTGACTCTCTCTGTCTCCTCCCTGCCTGAGCGAGTTGGATGGGCTTGGTCTTGCTGGGTCTGAGGAACTGAGCAGGCaaaaggagggaagaggaaagtCCCTCAGGAGAAAATTACCTTCTTGGGACAGAGGCTCTCCTGGCAATGCCATGGCACTGGAGGAGGTGTGTGttgccagcagctgtgccccagccaggctgtgcatGGGACTGCCCCAGCACATGGCTGGGAGTGGGACCCAGAGCCTCGTCTGGACACGCAGGAGGTGGTGAGAGCAAACTCCAGacagcagcccaggcagctcttccacagccccagcctctgctgtggGAATTGGGATGTCACCCACACCCCAACTCCCTCTCATCCCAGatctctcctccctgctgagcGAGTGGCACTGCACGAGGGCTGACAGGCCTCCAACACTCACTGGGGAGAAACACTCACCTGTAGTTGTACTGGAAAAGCTTTTGATAGACAGCATGGGGCAGGGAGAAACAGGTTGCCATCAGCCAGATAACAGAGATGCTGAGAGCTCCCTTTGTCAGGGACATCCTCTGCTTCAGCGGGTTCAGGATGACCTACAACAGAGACTCCAGCATGATTCTTGTCCCATGGGAAGCAAAGGCCCTCACAGCCCATGAGGGGAGTGGGCAGTTCGTGACATAATCTAACACAGCTAATGACAGGAAAATGACAGCCATGATTAGGAAAATGTCCTATTCATTAGAATGACCTGGAAAATGGCAAACATTGAACTTCTCAGTCTGCTCACAGAAGCTTTCAAACTTTATCCTCAATTTTGTTATGTGAGAACCATTTTCCTTAAGCTGGAAGTTACATTaggtcaagaaaaaaaaaaaaaagaatgtacCTACCCAAGTGTCTTCACTCAAGGGTATGGTTTTTATTCTATATGAACTATTTAAGCAATGTCTCTTGTTTCAGCTGGGCCTGTGAAACTGagcttttctcccctctgctgAGGCAGAAATTCACCTTTcatgaaattttctttgttaGACCTTTAAGCAGATAAAATCTGATAGTCTGGAACTTACTTAGTATTCGACA from Parus major isolate Abel chromosome 4A, Parus_major1.1, whole genome shotgun sequence encodes:
- the LOC107203667 gene encoding probable G-protein coupled receptor 83, producing MPHSLLQPYRSQVMGFLEEFDHYSSLAKLMSIYHTTNRTIFNWTESRIVEWEKFAELAKYEPESQKPTVKALLIVAYSVIIVMSLFGNMLVCHVVLKNKRMHSATSLFIVNLAVSDIMITLLNTPFTLVRFVNSTWIFGKAMCHISRFVQYCSLHVSTLTLTAIALDRHQVILNPLKQRMSLTKGALSISVIWLMATCFSLPHAVYQKLFQYNYREATVRSLCLPDFPEPAELVWKYLDLSTFLLLYLLPLLIITVTYMRLAKKLWLRNAIGDITTQQYVTHHRNKKKSIKMLMLVVVVFAVCWFPLNCYVVLISSLGIKTKNSLYFALHWFAMSSTCYNPFIYCWLNESFRTELRSLLCICQKVPQARGQALPARAVSCREAWLEQTRCRKGPASQASSSTRNLPTANTDL